GGCGAGGCCGATGGCGATCGACAGGATCGCCGAGCCGATGCCGATCAGCAGCGAGATGCGCCCGCCATAGATGACGCGCGACAACAGGTCACGGCCATAGGCGTCGGTGCCGAGCAGGAATTGTGCCGAGGCCGGCTTCAGCCGCTGCGATGGCGCGAGCTGGATCGGATCATGCGGCGCGATCAGCGGCGCCAGGATCGAGACCGCCACGATCAGCGCCAGCAGGATGGTGGCGACCGCGATGATCGGCGTCGAGGTGAGGAATCCGAGCTTCGGCCGCAGCGGCGAGGTGATCGGAATGGAGGACTGGGGAAGGCTGTCGACGGTCATTGTTGTTCGTGTCCTTGCCTCAGTACCGGATTCGCGGATCGAGCAGCGTGTAGGCGACGTCGATCAGGAGATTGACGACGACGTAGATCAGCGAGGTCAGCAGGATCATCGCCTGGATCACCGGATAGTCGCGCGCCAGCACCGCGTCCACGGTGAGGCGGCCGATGCCGGGGATGTTGAACACGCTCTCGGTGACGACCACGCCGGAGATCAGCAGCGCAAAGCCGGTGCCGATCACGGTGATCACGGGCACGGCGGCGTTGCGCAGCGCGTGCCGCATCATCACCGCGACCTCGTTGATGCCCTTGGCGCGCGCGGTCCGCACGTAGTCTTCGCCGAGCACGTCGAGCATCGCCGCGCGGGTCATGCGCGCGATCAGCGCGATGTAGATGAAGGAGAGCGCGCAGGTCGGCAGGATGATGCGCTCGAAGAAGGGGCCGAAGCCGGCCGAGATGCTCTTGAAGCCCTGCACCGGCACCCAGCGCAGGTCGATGGCGAAGACCTGGATCAGGACGTAGCCGACCACGAACACCGGCACCGAGAAGCCGAGCACGGAGAGTCCCATCACGAATCGGTCGATCCAGGTGCCGTGCTTCCAGGCCGCGATGACGCCGAGCGGCACGGCGACGATGACGGCGAGGATGATGGTCGACAGCGCGATCGAGATCGACGGCTCGACGCGCTGGCCGATCATTTTCATGACCGGGAGATTGGAGATCAGCGAGGTCCCGAGGTCGCCGTGCAGCAGCTTGTTCACCCAGGTGATGAACTGCACGATCAACGGCTCGTTGAGGCCGAGCGAGGTGCGGATGCGCTCCAGACGCTCCGGCGTCGCGTTGTCGCCGGCGAGGATCGCGGCGGGATCGCCAGGTGTCAGCCGCAGCAGCAGGAACACGAACAGCGCGACGACGCCCATCACGGGCACCGCGGCCAGAACGCGGCGAATGAGATAACCTAGCATGCACCTATCTCCGGCTGCGGAATTGAGGGGGCCGAGAGGCGCCCGTGGATTCGGTCGTGTCTATCATGCGCGCCTGTCACTCGGGCTGGAAGAGACGGCCGGAGAGCCGTTCTCTCGGGGCAAATTGTGTGCCAAGGGCAGGGCGGTCGCAAGGGCCGCCCCGCAGTGATTTGCGACCACTCAGGATGCACGACGAAGCTCTTGCTCAACCGCAAGTGAGGGGGCCGATGGCGGTGCGTTGAGCCCGCGCCAGCCGTCGATGGTTCCCGCAATCATCTGCGCGGTTGCGGCCGACAGGGTCCAGCCGAGATGGCCGTGGCCGGTGTTGAAGAACACGCCCGGCATCCGGCCCGCACGCACCACCGGCATCATGTTCGGCATCATCGGTCGCAAGCCAGCCCAGGGCACGACGCGCGAGGTCTCCACATCAGGGAAATTGCTGCGCACCCAGTCGATCAGCGGCTGCACGCGATCGGCGCGGATGTCGCGGTTGAAGTCGTTGAACTCGGCGGTGCCGGCGACACGAAAGCGATCGGCGCCGAGCCGGCTGGTGACGATCTTGGCGGCTTCGTCGAGCAGGCTGACGGTCGGCGTCGCGTCGCGGCTTTCGGCGGAGTCGAGCTGCACCGTGATCGAATAGCCCTTCACCGGATAGACGTTGACGCGCTCGTCGAGCATCGCCGCAAAGTGACGGCTGGCAACACCGGCACAGACCACGACGCCGTCCCCCTTCAGCATGCCGCGCGCAGAAGCGGCAGCGTCGCTTGCCGAGAGATCGGCCCAACCGATGACAAAGCCGCCGCCGGCTTGCGCGATGGAATCGATGTTGGCTTCGTGGATGAAGGTCGCGCCGCGACGCTTGCAGGCCTCCGCAAGGCCGCGCGTGAATTTGTGGATATCGCCGGTCGCGTCCGACGGCGTGTAGAAACCGCCGTAATACTCCTTGCGCAAGGTCGGCTCGATCGTGCGAATTTCTTCCGTTGTCACAGGGCGGCGATCGAGGCCGCCCTCCTGCAGCAGCGCGTTGACTTGCAGGCCGGATTCAAAGCCCTTCTTGTCGTGATAAATGTGGAGGATGCCGCGGCGCTCGAGATCGAAGTCGATGCCTTCGCGCGTCGCGATCTCGAACAGGTGCTTGCGGGCTTCGATGGCGAGCCGCGTGGTCAGAATCGTGTTCGCACGGTAGTTGCCGATTGCGGCGACGAACTCGCTCATCCACGAATATTTGTGCCAGTTCGGCCGCGGGTTCATCAGCAGCGGCGCATCGCGCCGGAACATCCAGCGCAGGCCCTTGAGGATCGTCGCGGTGCTGTTCCACACTTCGGCATTGCTGGCAGAGAGCTGTCCGCCGTTCGCGAACGAGGTCTCCATCGCGGCATAACGGTGCTTGTCTAGCACCGTCACCTCAAAGCCGCGTTCGAGCAGGGCATAGGCGGTCGTTACGCCGGTGATGCCGGCGCCGATGATGGCGATATGAGTCATGATGAGTTAGGGGCTCCCGTGAGTTAGAGATGGCTGACCGCCGGCCCGA
The genomic region above belongs to Bradyrhizobium sp. CCBAU 53338 and contains:
- a CDS encoding ABC transporter permease encodes the protein MLGYLIRRVLAAVPVMGVVALFVFLLLRLTPGDPAAILAGDNATPERLERIRTSLGLNEPLIVQFITWVNKLLHGDLGTSLISNLPVMKMIGQRVEPSISIALSTIILAVIVAVPLGVIAAWKHGTWIDRFVMGLSVLGFSVPVFVVGYVLIQVFAIDLRWVPVQGFKSISAGFGPFFERIILPTCALSFIYIALIARMTRAAMLDVLGEDYVRTARAKGINEVAVMMRHALRNAAVPVITVIGTGFALLISGVVVTESVFNIPGIGRLTVDAVLARDYPVIQAMILLTSLIYVVVNLLIDVAYTLLDPRIRY
- a CDS encoding D-amino acid dehydrogenase — protein: MTHIAIIGAGITGVTTAYALLERGFEVTVLDKHRYAAMETSFANGGQLSASNAEVWNSTATILKGLRWMFRRDAPLLMNPRPNWHKYSWMSEFVAAIGNYRANTILTTRLAIEARKHLFEIATREGIDFDLERRGILHIYHDKKGFESGLQVNALLQEGGLDRRPVTTEEIRTIEPTLRKEYYGGFYTPSDATGDIHKFTRGLAEACKRRGATFIHEANIDSIAQAGGGFVIGWADLSASDAAASARGMLKGDGVVVCAGVASRHFAAMLDERVNVYPVKGYSITVQLDSAESRDATPTVSLLDEAAKIVTSRLGADRFRVAGTAEFNDFNRDIRADRVQPLIDWVRSNFPDVETSRVVPWAGLRPMMPNMMPVVRAGRMPGVFFNTGHGHLGWTLSAATAQMIAGTIDGWRGLNAPPSAPSLAVEQELRRAS